The Clostridia bacterium genomic interval TAATAATGCCGCTAATACCAATTAATTTCAAGCCTAAATATAAAGATAAAAGTACAGCTAGAGGATTCAATCCAATGTTTTCTGCAAGAATTTTAGGTTCAATTAATTGCCGTACTACACTAATTATTCCATAAAGAATTAAAAGCCCCACACCCACTTTTATATTGGAAGTAAATAAAGCAACAATCGCCCAAGGTATAAATAAGGTGCCTGGTCCCACCACTGGTAATAAATCCAAAAAGCCAACAATGATCCCAATGGTAAATGCATAATTAATTCTTATAATAAACAATCCTAGGGTGGCGATCACCATAGTAATGCCAATTAAAATTACTTCTGCCCTAAAAAATCCAATCAAAGCATTATTCACATGAGAAACCAAACCAATGGTAGTATTTTTATATTTAATGGGTAAATAACGATAAAACATTTGTACCAAACGTTCTCGATCCTTACTCATAAAGAAGGTAGCCACAGTGGAAACCAATAAAATTGTTAAGAATCCCGGTAAACCAGCAAATAAACCGAAAAGAAAATTAATCGATTTAGCAATTAGACTACCAGACTGGTCAATAACCACATTCATACTATTAAGAATAGCGGACTGAATTTCCTGTGGTAAAGGATTACGAGTCAAGAAATTTCGCATTAATTCCAGGAAATCGAGAAAACAACCGTAAAAAGTACGCGTATAAATTGGCAGTTCCTGATACAATTCGGAGAGTTCCAAAACTAACCGTGAAATAACCACAATCAATAAAAAGGTAATCACCACAATTAAAAGCAGTAAAGCGATAGCAACAGCAAAACCACGTTTAATTTTTTTACTTTCCAAAAGATTGACTAAGGGATCAATTAAAACAGCCAAAACAACAGCTAAAATAAAAGGCAAAAAAGCCTTAAACAATAACACTAAAACATCATAGGTAAGGGGAATAAAATAGGCCATAATAAAATACAAGGTAAACAAAATTACAAGAAATAGCCCTATTTTAAATAACCATTTTTTATATTTTTCCATTTCTGAATTCACTTTTACAACAACCTTTCACAAGTTATTAATAAATAATAAGTCAAAGGTGCAGCCCATAAAATACTGTCAAAACGATCCAAGACACCACCATGGCCGGGAATTATTTGCCCAAAATCCTTTAAATGGGCAAATCTTTTTAAACTACTAGCAAACAAATCCCCCAATTGTCCAAAACAGGAAATTAGAGGTGTCAAATAAAAAAGTACATTTGACAGCG includes:
- the ytvI gene encoding sporulation integral membrane protein YtvI; translated protein: MAYFIPLTYDVLVLLFKAFLPFILAVVLAVLIDPLVNLLESKKIKRGFAVAIALLLLIVVITFLLIVVISRLVLELSELYQELPIYTRTFYGCFLDFLELMRNFLTRNPLPQEIQSAILNSMNVVIDQSGSLIAKSINFLFGLFAGLPGFLTILLVSTVATFFMSKDRERLVQMFYRYLPIKYKNTTIGLVSHVNNALIGFFRAEVILIGITMVIATLGLFIIRINYAFTIGIIVGFLDLLPVVGPGTLFIPWAIVALFTSNIKVGVGLLILYGIISVVRQLIEPKILAENIGLNPLAVLLSLYLGLKLIGISGIIIGPFIFIILKGLLVSWTPPH